A single region of the Pararge aegeria chromosome 20, ilParAegt1.1, whole genome shotgun sequence genome encodes:
- the LOC120632741 gene encoding katanin p60 ATPase-containing subunit A-like 2, whose translation MTGINRPMSQMRKLETKEALFRTRKRILKYLVLGFLKQEGLLRTAETMSSEAAMTDEYTLCDNIDLDIILQDYCSYYMIRFNKQPQFCRKVDDAPAKRPQTRRTRPEPVVVEKEDPDPDLPSTFTVTKLLKDNQLANCTIPAIERKPLSGLMSNMTSEKKQLVELLYQDIIRPSGVCWDDIKGLTTAKSILMESVVYPVRYPEVFTGLLEPWRGVLLHGPPGTGKTMLARVVASESGCTFFNITCSTIVNKWRGESEKIVKVLFEMASYYAPSIIFIDEVETLAAERGAGEHEASRRLKSQLLTELDGITQRDGIVFLLVNSNMPWEIDPAMLRRLEKRIYIPLPDFKTREELFETFLNSKNIELVPKVNFQELAAKTEGYSGSDVKMVCKEALMSSVRKMLPYMGGKNHTNRKDKISLSDVLTAIEKTKPVSKSLSKRHQEWQNEMGSS comes from the exons atgacCGGAATCAATCGACCGATGAGTCAAATGAGGAAGCTGGAAACT AAAGAAGCACTATTCCGAACAAGGAAGCGCATCCTCAAGTACTTGGTGCTGGGTTTCCTGAAGCAGGAGGGCTTGCTTCGCACCGCGGAGACCATGTCCTCGGAGGCTGCCATGACGGACGAGTACACCCTGTGCGACAACATCGACTTAGATATCATACTGCAG GACTACTGCAGTTATTACATGATCCGGTTTAACAAGCAGCCCCAGTTCTGCCGCAAGGTTGATGATGCACCGGCGAAGAGGCCTCAGACGAGGCGCACCAGACCAGAGCCCGTGGTGGTGGAGAAGGAAGACCCGGATCCCGATCTGCCTTCCACCTTCACTGTCACCAAGTTATTGAAG GATAACCAGCTGGCGAACTGTACAATACCCGCCATAGAACGAAAGCCTCTATCTGGACTTATGTCAAATATGACCTCAGAGAAGAAGCAGCTAGTGGAACTCTTGTACCAGGACATCATACGACCATCGGGTGTGTGCTGGGACGATATCAAGGGTTTGACCACAGCTAAGAGCATTCTAATGGAGTCTGTGGTGTATCCCGTTAG ATATCCAGAAGTGTTCACCGGTCTCCTGGAACCTTGGAGGGGGGTGCTGCTCCACGGACCACCGGGCACCGGGAAGACCATGCTAGCGCGTGTCGTGGCCAGCGAGAGTGGGTGCACGTTCTTCAACATCACCTGCAGTACGATCGTCAACAAGTGGCGTGGGGAGTCGGAGAAGATCGTCAAG GTACTTTTCGAAATGGCTTCCTACTATGCCCCTTCGATCATCTTCATCGACGAGGTGGAGACCCTCGCGGCGGAGCGAGGAGCCGGCGAGCACGAGGCGTCGCGGCGGCTTAAGTCGCAGCTGCTGACAGAGCTGGACGGCATCACGCAGAGAGACGGCATCGTGTTCCTGCTCGTCAACTCCAACATGCCTTG GGAAATCGACCCGGCAATGCTGAGGCGATTGGAGAAGAGGATCTACATACCGCTACCAGATTTCAAAACCCGCGAGGAACTTTTCGAGACGTTTCTGAACAGCAAGAATATAGAACTGGTGCCCAAGGTCAACTTCCAGGAGTTAGCTGCTAAGACTGAGGGTTACTCCGGGAGCGATGTGAAAATGGTCTGCAAGGAGGCTCTGATGAGCAGCGTGAGGAAGATGCTGCCTTACATGGGGGGAAAGA ATCATACCAATCGTAAAGACAAGATATCTCTCTCCGATGTTCTCACGGCGATTGAGAAGACGAAACCAGTTTCGAAGAGCCTATCAAAAAGACACCAGGAGTGGCAGAATGAGATGGGGTCATCTTAG